One stretch of Equus przewalskii isolate Varuska chromosome 9, EquPr2, whole genome shotgun sequence DNA includes these proteins:
- the LYPD4 gene encoding ly6/PLAUR domain-containing protein 4, whose amino-acid sequence MGPQHLSPVQLLCVLGAISTLPRAGALLCYEATSSLFRAVNFNHWKWLLLRSAVCKLAEGCEETLVLIETGNRRGVVGFKGCSPASSYPKQVSYLVSPPGLSIASYSRVCRTYLCNNLTNLNPLLKLKAKAPKTTAFASHSCPTCVGEHSQDCLPNFVTTDSCPYNAPKCYSSTLSFRAGFLNTTFLLMGCAREHAKLLENFNQIGSISVSEVLNIVDKAQIAGAEPSSRGPAWGILLGLLLAFRK is encoded by the exons ATGGGACCCCAGCATTTGAGCCCTGTGCAACTGCTCTGCGTCCTGGGGGCCATCTCCACTCTTCCTC GGGCTGGGGCTCTTTTGTGCTATGAAGCAACATCTTCACTCTTCAGAGCTGTTAATTTCAATCACTGGAAATGGCTTCTGTTGAGGAGTGCAGTGTGTAAACTGGCCGAGGGCTGCGAGGAGACACTGGTGCTCATCGAGACAG GGAACAGAAGGGGAGTTGTGGGCTTTAAAGGCTGCAGCCCAGCCTCATCTTACCCCAAGCAAGTCTCCTACCTCGTTTCACCACCTGGATTGTCCATTGCCTCCTACAGCCGCGTCTGCCGGACGTATCTCTGCAATAACCTCACCAACTTGAATCCTTTGTTGAAGCTCAAGGCCAAAGCTCCTAAGACTACAGCATTTGCTTCCCATAGTTGCCCAACTTGTGTGGGCGAGCACTCTCAGGATTGCCTCCCAAATTTTGTCACCACTGATTCTTGCCCCTACAATGCCCCTAAGTGTTACAGTTCCACCTTAAGCTTTCGGGCAG GGTTTCTCAATACCACATTCCTCCTCATGGGCTGTGCTCGTGAACATGccaaacttttagaaaattttaaccaGATTGGGAGCATCAGTGTGAGTGAGGTCCTCAACATTGTAGACAAGGCCCAGATTGCTGGTGCAGAGCCCTCCAGTCGGGGTCCTGCCTGGGGCATCCTCTTAGGCCTCCTGCTTGCTTTCAGGAAGTGA
- the LOC103563978 gene encoding cell adhesion molecule CEACAM21-like, with protein MEPPSAPPHRGHIPCQGLLLAVSLSTFWNTLTTAQLTIESVPTNAAEGKDVLLLVHNLPGNLAAYGWYKGDRVDPDQQIALHVIERLEIIPGPLYSGRERMYPNGSLLLQKVTQEDTGYYTLQVINKNFHSEVGTGQLCIYKPVAQPSIQASNITVTEQKDVVVLTCLTNDTGISIQWFFYNQSLRLTERMKLSHENHTLTIDPITREDAGDYQCEVSNPVNSIKSDFITLAVSSEKNTTGLPVRAIACIVIGVLVGVVLVAALGYFLFLTRTSRYDGISHTLLLSPRLTPGQEEGDPFLGPEASLTSQSTGLQHPPQAVVPPVALPPRPLYLAPGQSFPSTRNYYILMQTLTVRLTTKQMWLLSFLQELPLKGCGERPS; from the exons ATGGAgcccccctcagcccctccccacagaGGGCACATCCCCTGTCAGGGGCTTCTGCTGGCAG TCTCACTCTCAACCTTTTGGAACACACTCACCACTGCCCAACTCACTATTGAATCAGTGCCGACCAATGCTGCTGAAGGAAAGGATGTTCTTCTGCTTGTCCACAATCTGCCTGGGAATCTTGCCGCCTATGGCTGGTACAAAGGGGACAGAGTAGATCCCGATCAACAAATTGCATTGCATGTGATAGAGCGACTAGAAATTATCCCAGGGCCTCTATACAGTGGTCGGGAGAGAATGTACCCCAATGGATCCCTGCTGTTACAGAAGGTCACCCAGGAGGACACAGGATACTATACCCTACaagtcataaataaaaattttcacagTGAAGTAGGAACTGGACAACTCTGCATATACA AGCCAGTGGCACAGCCCTCCATCCAAGCCAGCAACATCACAGTCACAGAACAGAAGGACGTCGTGGTCCTGACCTGCCTCACCAATGACACTGGGATCTCCATCCAGTGGTTCTTCTATAACCAGAGTCTGCGGCTGACAGAGAGGATGAAGCTGTCCCACGAGAACCACACCCTCACCATAGACCCAATCACAAGGGAGGATGCCGGGGATTATCAGTGTGAGGTCTCCAACCCAGTCAATTCCATCAAAAGTGACTTCATCACCCTGGCTGTGAGCT cAGAAAAAAACACCACAGGCCTCCCTGTGAGGGCCATTGCGTGCATCGTGATTGGGGTCCTGGTCGGGGTGGTGCTAGTGGCTGCCCTGGGGTATTTCCTGTTCCTTACAAGGACTAGCAGGTACGATGGTATCTCTCACACGCTGCTCCTGTCCCCCAGGCTGaccccagggcaggaggaaggagaccCCTTCCTC GGACCAGAGGCCAGCCTGACCTCACAGAGCACCGGCCTCCAGCATCCTCCCCAG GCCGTGGTTCCTCCAGTAGCTCTGCCTCCCCG gccCCTCTACCTGGCTCCAGGACAGTCATTCCCATCTACCAG GAATTACTACATCCTCATGCAAACACTTACTGTCAGATTGACCACAAAGCAGATGTGGCTTCTTAGTTTCCTTCAGGAACTTCCCCTtaagggctgtggggagaggcccTCCTGA